Proteins from a single region of Psilocybe cubensis strain MGC-MH-2018 chromosome 3, whole genome shotgun sequence:
- a CDS encoding Ribosome production factor 2-like protein (Ribosome production factor 2 homolog), producing the protein MEANSTENIMPNVFPPPPPGLNYIAAIQPSLTFLMIGTAWGGVLLPLLVALFYFSTKDTRRRPIFILNVLSILLGLFMVFFNAVLEIRAILAPLQPLNPLTSVVFGIVSSGTPLLVEFILVIRLLAVYPFTRTPKPIWCAIFVPLVLIKIGRMVNIIFFSVQYVQLVQTVSGDPISVAQSPWHRFPGIKIEWILQVIDNTATSTLFIFRLKSVMHTPGRTVASGTYRVTYTSKIKALFWIAVSNFVFPVILSIIQLIMLFRDSNFLKGAYTFFTNDYVEIVGVLLATVWASTAHWSDQNPTADIESTKVYSGPSRLARHIWLDNSQSSASTGNVVESLGIPGHIELDGLKERSEGEIGPINKPKNARSKRALEARQPKEVEDPRTAIFVKGTHTGEVLNNVMRELMALKRPNAIAFNKKNAIHPFDEASTSIASLEFWANKNDASMFVFGQTTKKRPHGLTFVRMYDGKVLDMAEVGVENWVGMADFKTPKSTPGHKPLMHFASELFDTHPRFIQLKSMLIDFFNGEEIESICLPGIEHIISISCGPTPDSLNNATAMAYASRPKPSSGAVVEDTSNFPKVHIRTYTLKLLASGTRIPRVELTPMGPSLDLVLRRHQPADAELLKQAMKRPKLKKSDIESGLGKKKKNQEVDEMGDLRGRVHVGNQDLSKLQTRKMKGLKAGKDEMDVDEDFGGEPNPRKKRRTEA; encoded by the exons ATGGAAGCAAACTCTACCGAGAATATTATGCCAAATGTcttccctcctccccctccagGCCTCAACTATATTGCTGCCATTCAGCCGTCGCTCACTTTTCTCATGATTGGTACAGCATGGGGAGGGGTTCTGCTTCCTTTGCTTGTCGCTCTATTTTATTTCTCTACCAAAGACACTCGCCGTCGGCcaatttttattttaaaCGTCCTATCTATTTTATTGGGACTTTTCATGGTATTCTTTAACGCGGTTCTCGAG ATTCGAGCAATCCTGGCACCGTTACAACCCCTTAATCCATTAACATCAGTAGTATTCGGCATTGTCAGCAGCGGCACTCCATTACTCGTCGAGTTCATCCTTGTTATTCGGCTTCTCGCTGTGTATCCCTTTACCCGTACCCCAAAGCCGATATGGTGTGCAATATTTGTGCCTCTGGTTCTAATCAAGATTGGACGCATGGTCAACATAATATTTTTCTCTGTTCAATATGTTCAGCTAGTTCAGACCGTTTCTGGAGATCCCATTAGTGTTGCCCAAAGTCCATGGCACCGTTTTCCAGGCATCAAAATTGAGTGGATCCTTCAGGTCATTGACAATAC TGCAACATCGACTCTATTTATCTTCCGACTTAAATCCGTCATGCACACTCCAGGACGAACAGTAGCATCAGGTACTTATCGCG TAACCTATACATCAAAAATTAAGGCACTATTCTGGATAGCTGTATCCAACTTCGTGTTCCCCGTCATTTTGAGCATTATCCAACTGATTATGCTTTTCCGTGACTCCAACTTTCTAAAAGGGGCATACACATTTTTTACCAACGACTACGTAGAAATTGTTGGCGTTCTTCTGGCGACTGTTTGGGCATCAACAGCTCATTGGTCAGACCAGAATCCGACAGCCGATATCGAGTCAACTAAAGTATATTCTGGACCGTCTCGTCTTGCCAGACATATCTGGTTGGACAACTCGCAGTCCTCCGCATCTACTGGTAACGTAGTTGAGAGCCTTGGCATCCCCGGTCATATTGAACTCGATGGATTGAAAGAGAGATCCGAGGGGGAGATCGGTCCTATAAA TAAACCAAAAAATGCTCGATCTAAACGAGCCCTGGAGGCACGCCAGCCCAAGGAGGTTGAAGATCCAAGAACCGCCATTTTTGTAAAGGGAACTCATACAGGCGAGGTCCTCAATAATGTTATGCGTGAACTG ATGGCCTTGAAACGTCCAAATGCTATTGCTTTTAACAAGAAAAATGCTATACATCCATTCGATGAAGCCTCGACTTCAATAGCATCTCTTGAATTCTGGGCAAACAAAAATGATGCATCGATGTTTGTTTTCGgtcagacgacgaagaaacgGCCTCATGGATTGACTTTTGTTCGTATGTATGACGGAAAAGTTCTGGACATGGCAGAAGTTGGAGTGGAGAATTGGGTCGGGATGGCTGATTTTAAA ACTCCCAAATCGACACCAGGACATAAGCCACTGATGCACTTTGCCTCTGAGCTGTTCGACACCCACCCGCGGTTTATTCAGCTTAAATCAATGCTGATCGACTTTTTCAACGGCGAAGAGATCGAATCAATATGTCTTCCTGGCATCGAGCACATCATCAGCATCTCCTGTGGACCAACCCCCGATTCGCTGAACAACGCCACCGCCATGGCGTACGCCTCACGGCCCAAACCCTCTAGTGGTGCGGTAGTCGAGGACACTTCCAACTTTCCAAAAGTCCACATCCGGACATACACCCTCAAGCTACTCGCGTCTGGTACACGCATCCCGCGCGTCGAGCTTACGCCGATGGGGCCGTCGCTTGACCTCGTTCTGCGGAGACACCAGCCAGCGGACGCCGAGCTGCTCAAGCAGGCTATGAAGAGACCTAAGCTGAAGAAGAGCGATATCGAGTCGGGTCTTggcaaaaagaagaagaaccaggAAGTGGACGAGATGGGCGATCTCAGAGGACGTGTGCATGTAGGAAATCAAGATCTGAGCAAGTTGCAGACAAGAAAAATGAAGGGGTTGAAAGCGGGCAAGGACGAAATGGATGTGGACGAAGACTTTGGAGGAGAACCCAACCCCcggaaaaagagaaggacaGAGGCCTAG